Within the Oryctolagus cuniculus chromosome 19, mOryCun1.1, whole genome shotgun sequence genome, the region AGGTTTTATTTCCTCTTGCACTTCAGAGACAACCTTCTCACTGGTTAACCACTGAATTAATACCACAagcttcatttctaataattGGAAATTGTGTTTATCTCTTTGTAGTAATAACTATAGGATTCAAAAGAaagagccaggaggcagcacaAAGGGTTAACCACTGCTGCttggacgccagcatcccatattggctgctctgcttctgtcactacacttggggaagcagcagaggatggcctaagtgcctgggcttccccctgcccacataggagacacagatggagttctggggtcctgcccagccccagccattgtggccatttgggtaatgaaccagcagatggaaaatctgtctctctgtctgtatctccctttctctctctgttgtgttttcaaataaataataaataaatcttttcaaaaaggaaaGGACCTTGAGAACCTCTTGTTCTTTGTTAAAGAGCCAAAAAATCCCTACCAGAAGAATCTGATCCCCGAATGAGACAGCCCTGAAAAAAGAATAGCACTAGATATAAGCACAAAGCAAGAGGGAAAATGATGATGTGAGGGgccgcaccgtggctcacttggttaatcctccacctgcggcaccagcatcccatatgggcgccaggttctagtcctggttgctcctcttccgggccagctctctgctgtggcctgggagtgcagtggaggatggccccagtccttgggccctgcaccccatgggagaccaggaggaagcacctggctcctggcttcagatcggcgcagtgtgccagccgtagcagccatttggggggtgaaccagtggagggaagacctttctctctgtctctctctctcactatctctatctgtcaacaAAAAATGATGACATGAGAAGCACAGTCATTCTATGGTGAGCATGCCTTCTTTTTAGGCCTCCAACTACAAAGCCGTTAGCTCTTCTTCAACATACATGTTCTGGATTGCTCTAGCTTGTGGAAAGTGTGTTCTCATTCTTCCATTTGTCTTTGAGGCACTATCCCCCTTAATCCAGCTACCTCTTTTGTGACTCATTCCCACAATGCCTAGTTCTCAACTAGCTATTGACAGATGCCACTTATACTATTGGCTATCTGTCTGACATCTTTtctacttccattttttttttcttttccaacagAGTCCTCATTTTGTACAGGTCAGGGGCCATGGGGTAAAGCAGCATGGGTCAAAACAAACTCTGACAGtctgttactctttttttttttttttttttgacaggcagagtggacagtgagagagacagacagagagaaaggtcttcctttgccgttggttcaccctccgatggccgccgcggccggcgcactgcggccagtgtaccgtgctgatcgatggcaggagccaggtgcttctcctggtctcccatggggtgcagggcccaagcacttgggccatcctccactgcactccctggccacagcagagagctggcctggaagaggggcaaccgggacagaatccggtgccccgaccgggagtagaacccggtgtgccggcgccgcaatgcggaggattagcctagtgagccgcagcgcccagTCTGTTACTCTTGACAATGACTTGTTTAGAATGCGGACATGACTCAATACATGTCTGCCTGTGTTACTTGAATTCCATTGTCCCTTTCGCCAAATGGTAAGGCTGACAAAGAAACATGGAAGCCCTAGGACCCTGATGAGTCCTTGAGTCACTGAATTAACCAAGCGCTCCATCTTGCAACAGCATTTCATTGGGTTTTCTGTTACACTTGAAGCTATCTAGTATTCCATCCAATCCCACCAGCTGTCAACTctcataatatattttcaaaaattaattaaattagaaaggtgagagagaaggaagaagaaaggaaagacaagaaatcttccattgtctggttcactgcccaaatgtccacagcattccgagctgaaagccaggagccaggaacccagtccaggtccaTCACAAaggtaacaggaacccaactatttgcccTTCAcctgctggaatcagaagcaggccCAGAACTCACTCCcgggcactctgacacaggatgcctCGCCCATTAATATTGTTTTCACAGCCATGCAGCCATTACCTGAGTAACCTTTTAGGTGTAGGTACCCGCCTGGCGCTAGAATAAGAAAACACGAGGAGATCTGCTCTCACGTTATTTTATAATCTTTGAAATTCCCCTCTTCAGTTACTGAGGACAGGCACTCTGAGCTCTTCACAAGCGCGGAAAACGAAGTTAGAAATTGGCCAAGATTACGTGAACAATTAGTGCCAGAGCTTGGGAAAGAGCTCCACTTTCAAACCCCGAATCTCCACACGCCAGCACCCAGCGACAGTAACACAGCGGGTATTTCTGGTGCTGGAACCCGTCAGACGCCAGGCCTTAGGAGACCACCAATTGCGCGCACAGCAAGCCCACCGCCCTGCTCCCGCTGCGGGTCCACCGTGGCTCTCAGCCTGCAATGGCGCGGCTGGGCTGCGGTCCCAGGGTGCACGGCCCGTGGGACACTTCGAGGCAGAGGCCAGCGACGTGGCCTACCTCCGCGCCCTGACCTGTGTGCCCGGAAACGCCTCTCCACGCTCCACGGCCCCACCGCCCTCCTAGGATTCGGCGGCCTGCTCCGGTCAAGGCTGGGCCGGCCATCCCCAGCCTCTGGTTCGCCTCACCCCGCGCACACCCGGAATCCGGGCCCACGGGGCGCCCACATTGCGTGACCTACTCTTTCGAGTCGTGGCGTCTCCCTGTCTTCCTGCTTTCCTTCTCCTCGGAAACATCACGTCCCTCAGGGGTCACCCTCGCGTCCACTCCAGCCGGTCGCCAGGCCCAGAGCTCGCCCGGGAGACCCAGTCAGCGGAACCGGAAACGCTTGCTCGGAGCCACGGAGTGAAAACCACACCTCGGGACGGCCCGCTGTGCGAGCGGGCCTCGACTAGAGCTGTCCGATTGGCTACCACGGAAAGAAGGCCGGCCCCTCGGGAGCACGCCGGCCAATCCAAGGGCAGGGTGTGGCTAGGGCGGGGCTGGGTCCCTCGGCCGTCGCCTTCGTCGCCGTCGCGTAGCGTCCCGATTGGGCGTCGCCTTCTGTCGCTGCTGCGGCCGGGGCAGCGGGAGGCTTCGCTAGTCCCGGAGCAGTAAGTGGGGCCCTTCAGAGGCGAGGCCGGGAGAAGAGCGGTGCGGCTCGGGTTCTTGGAGAGACttggggggcaggaggaggctgggggtaCGCGGCCGAGCTTTGCCGCCGAACCGGCCGCTCTGAGGGCTGTTTTCTCCCCGCGTAGCTTTGTCTCCCCTGAGAGATGGCGTCTATGCTGTGGCCAGCCGAGCCCCAGGTGAGATGAGGTGCCTTTTCACCCGCTACCTCTTCTTGCCGAGCCACCACACGGTGTCTCTCAAAATCGCGGATTCCTGGGCTCACACCTGCCGAACAATATAAATTCCCGTTGGTTTATAGGACTGGGAATCGTAGGGGAGGAGGAGTGAGCCTGGATGAGTGCCGCCGTGAGTTCAGCCGTGACTGTCGTGGTtggaaaaaaagcaaaggaaggtTGTTGGGAGACCCGGGAACTTCCGTCTTGTCCCCGATTCTTCCCGAGCTGTCCATCTTCTTTCTCCATCCTTCTCGTCGGTTCCCACGCACCGCCACCACTCCCCCGAGGAGCGCTCCCTCAGCTCTTCCCTTCCCCGAGACTCCGCGATTCTTACAGTGTCCCGCGCTGATCTAAACTACCGCCGGGCCCATTCACACCCACACAGCGCTTGCGAACCTGTTACACGAACCGCTTTCTCCTCTGCGCAGCCTTCCTCGTCCGAGGGAGGGGCTGACCCTCTGGCCTCTTGCCCGCAATGGGCTCTCATCCTGTTTCAGGGACCAGGGCCCGCGGAGGACCTGGCTGTGTATGTTTCTCAGGAGGAGAGTGTGCGTCTCAGAGGTCCCGCAGCAGAGAGGCGACACAGGGGTGTTCTGAGGATGTCGCTTTGATGGGTCAGGCAATTGTTTTCCCTGCACTTTTAGCACTTGCCTCCGTTCCAGGATGAGAATTTCGAGTTTGGGCCACATGTTGGTGTGTGGAGTAGGACCTGTCCCTCGGTGATTTATGTGCATGTGACGAGAACGTGCCAGAGAGCAAGTTTCAAAGGATGAGATGACTCCTTAAAAGACGAAATCCAGTTTAGTACAGTGACTGTGGCTTCACACAGATGTGGTGATACCTGGTCATCTTccgaaatatttgttgaatttaccTTTTTACTTGGAAACCTGATTAATATAGGTTATCATCACTTGCTAAATGTTGGAAATTGATTTACTCTTAAGATGTGCCATGGCTTTCTCGCCTAAGGGGACCCTTTATGCAGAAGTATTCCTCTGCCTGAAGAGTGTATCTCTGACTAGGGTTAAGTATCTAAAGTATTCCATAACTCATATCTTTTACTTCTTTGCCATGTTCTTATTTGCTTTTACCTTCTTGAACATAGCGGTATATTTATAAtagctatttaaatatttttttatctgtgtctatttaaatatttttatctgtgtCATTTTTGGATCTGTTACTATTGATTGATTTTCCTCCTACTTATTGAttatattttcctgcttctttgcatGGTTGGCAATTTTTGATTGGATGTTagacattttgaattttatagtATTGGAATTgggattttgttgaatttttcaaaataattctaaGCTTTGTTGTAGAGTGCAGTTAAGTTACTATCAAGCCAATCTATCAAGATTTGCTGTTTTGCTTTGTTAGGGCAGGTTTTGATTAGTCTTTAGAATTGATTTGGCCTACTGGTAAGACAGTATTTTTCTGAGGAGATTATTTGATGTCCTGTGTGTTAGAGGTATTTCCACTAAAAGTGGGGAACATAAACTGCTGAGTGAGCTCTGGCTAACGTTCTGGATATTCCTTTTTGGTGGTTCTTTTTGTGGCCTTGGGTGGTTCTGTCAGGTGTTTATACAGTAGTACTCAGCAGCTAAGTCTTAAGGAGACACCATGTAGATGCCATGAGTTCTCTTTCGAGGAAGTTTGCCTCTTCCTTATCACTTTGCTGTCAAATTCTAGCTGCCTTGGCATCCCTGATCTCTGAAATTAGAGTTTCCTCAAATCAAACAAAACCACTGGGTATTGTTTGCATTCCTATGTACTGTACTGCACCCTTTCCAGTCAATCATTTGGACCAGTCATAGATGTTTTGAGAAAAGACTTGTTTTGTATTGCTATATTggctttataaattaaaaatataattgtccTTTGTATCCTTGGCAAATTGGTTCTAGGACCTCCTTTTGCCCCCAGAGTGCCAAAATCTGAAGATGCCCTTAAATAAAATaccatagtatttgcatataacctatgcacatcctcctgtatGCTCTAAGTCATGTCTGGATTACCCACAATActtaatataatgtaaatgcCAATGAAGTTATTTTTTAACTGACTTGTTTAGGGGATAATGACAAAAATGTTTATGTTCAGTATGGATGTATATTCAGATGCAACCTTTTTTATATATTCTCaatccacagttggttgaatATACAGATGCAGAACCTGTGGATATGGAGGGCCAGCTTatttggaaaaatgttaaaaagaaatgcttttttgGCAGGCTCAAGTTTTGTCAGCCATCCTTGTGGTAAAATTGGCTGTTACTTGCCTGTAGTACCACACAGTAGCTGCACTTTGATCATTCTTCATTGAAGAGTAAAGAAATTTTGGAGTCCTCTCTTggtgaaaataaaacaatttttagtaACCTGTGTGCTTCTCTGATAAGGTAGGAAAATACTCActtgccttctttctctcttgataaatatgaatttcaatcTCCATTCCAGTTGTGATTGTCCAGCTGCTACTTGAGATAACTTAAATGATAAAAAGATCTACATAGACTAACTTGAAAACCACACACCTGGATGTCTACGATTGTCTTTAGTAGCTATTGCCCTGGGCCCTGACTTAGGCACAGCTATTCTCTTGCAGGTTCACCTAGAACTGAGTCTTTTGGGAAGCCAGGAGAGCctgctggcttctgactttgtaTATTTATTAGTACCAGGGTTCTAAGATAAACCACTTACAATTTCTTGGGGCTCTGTGTAATTACCTTAGCTTGTACTTTCCCTCACATCACCTGAAGGTATTGTctatgttttgatttattttgtttttatcaacAGGAGGGGAAGGCAAGACTGAGATTAATCAGCAGTTAAGCCTAGAGTCAATGGAACTTGACGAACTTGCCCTAGAAAATTACTGCACAGCTGCACCGCTTGCCtattacaaagaaaaatcttCTGAGGATGGTGTTGAAAACCCTGAAAGGAAAATATCAGTGGGAACTCCCACTTGCAAGAAAAGGTTCATAAGCCTTTTGGTTACCATTGAAAACCATACTCCATTAGTAGAACTATCTCAACTTTTAGGAACCAGAGAACTTTCTGAAATTCTTGAATTTCCCTgggaagaaactaaaaatgtgtACAAGTGTCCTGAATGTGACCAAAGCTTCAGTGACAATTCTTACCTTGTTttgcatcagaaaattcactcagtagagaaaaaatataaatgtggtGACTGTGGGAAGATCTTCAATCACAGAGCCAACCTGAGGACACACAGGAGAATCCACACTGGTGAGAAGCCTTATAAGTGTGCCAAGTGCAGTGCTAGCTTCCGCCAGCAGTCACACCTGTCCCAGCACATGAATAGCCATGTAAAGGAAAAACCCTATACTTGTGGCATATGTGGAAGAAGTTTTATGTGGCTTCCAGGATTGGCACAGCATCAGAAAAGCCACAGTGCTGAGGAAGCCTATGAATGTGCCAACCCTGAGAAATATGTTGTTCAGAAAACAAATCTTGCTTTGCAAGAGAAAACGCACTCATCAGCTACCCCATACCAGAACACTCAGTGTGTGAGCACTTTGGGGCAGCTCTCATGCTCTGCCCTCCCAGAGAAGAGCCACCCGGAGGATTCCAAAGGCTGCAGCAATGACCATGGaaacttttctttctcaaaattcaaACCCTTACAATGTCAGGAGTGTGGCACGACTTTCCCTTGTTTCTTTGAGCTTGTTTCCCATCAGAACACTCACACAGAAGAGCCCCACAAATGCAGAACATGTGCAGAAAGCTTTCCATCAGATTCCGAACTTGCACGCCATCGGAAGAGCCACACGGAAGAGGGACCTTTTAAATGTCCCATATGTGGAAAAAGGTTTAGGGCGAATATGCATCTCATTACGCATAAGCGAACTCATAGGAAAAACACCAAGTAAATGTAACATGTTGTCATTCATGCTTGGGCTTTTCAGTATCTAcacggggtgggtgggggtgagagTTGCTGTTTATGTGCCAGGCATCTTGCTAAGCACCTTAAACACATTCCACATAATGTATAATTCTTAGCACAACCTTGGGTTATATTCTATGTGAGAGCCAAAGAGCATAATCAGGATCAcatagccaggactgaaattcAGTTATGGTTCACATTCCGTTTTTATGAGCCAGAGAACAATACAGaactttttctttaagttttcattaaaataaaggtTGTTGCTAGAGTTCTCCTTTTGTTTACATGGTTTCTAAGTAAATTTTAGAGGAGAATTTAATGTTTTTGCAGATACTGTATCTAGGAAAGTAaatgtttttatacttttttggTATAACTATTTGAATGTAATATTTGTACGATGTTATTCTTAACATGTGAATTTCTAGAGGAGTTGAGAAGCTCTTCCTCCCTGACCCCCTAAAAAGTTCCCAAAAGAGTGTACTAGTTGATATTTTGACGGTTATTACTTTCTATGGAGTTCCCATTCTCAGATCTGACGTCAGGGGGAGGTACTGGCAATTATGACTCAACTGTTTCTAAGGAGCTTTAGTGATTTCACTATAATGCTTTCCTTGAGGCTGGACCTGACTTAAAGGTAGAGTAGGGAGGGAAAGGACTTGGTTGTCTCTACTGGAGCAGGCCGCCTGTCTTGCTGTGAATAATCATGACTGGTTTTTACTGAATATGTTATTTACATGATTTAAGCTTCAGAATAAATCTGTGACAGAGAAAGGACTATCCTTGTTTCATAGCAATGAGGAAACCGAAGGCCTCTGAGGATAAAGTCAGTACTTTGCCCTGCATGCAAGAAATCACATGGTGATGAAACTGGCATTTGAACTTGGGTGTCTCTAATTCCAAAGGCCACAGGTTCTGTGATACTGCCTTTCTTATTGGCATCCATGGCCCATGATAGAACTACAAGCAACCAGGGAGGCTGAGGTAGGGAGGTGAGCCTGGCCGGCCTGGAGAATGACCCGTGAACTTACATTCCGGAACCCCTTTGTTCCCTTTTTCATTACCCAAGCCTGACTGACTTGTACTGTTATAAGGCAAGAGAAGACTCCCCAAGACTTTGAGTTTGAACTCCCATCCCTGTCATCCAAGCAGAGAGTCCAAGCTACACAGAATACATCCTGAaagttttagttgtttttttttttaaagaagtaacatttcctctccatctccaaagaaaaataatttagaaaattgtTAGATTTTTAACCAAAATACTTGATAACATATGTCTAGATACAGCTATTACACATATtggaaaaaaattgttaaataatgTGTTATTAATGTTAAAGAACCAGAAAATgttgtaaatatatattcatatgggTTTCTCTTTAAAGCCAAAGTGATTGTATACCTATCGACAAACTAATATTTATGTGGGCCTTTGGGACAGAAGAATGATCTTACTGTATTTAGACAATGCAAAGGTACATTATTTACTAAAATGGAATTATTGGGAAATCTCATTAGCAAAAACAAAAGCCTCTTGAAGACTAATTGGAGGACAGTCCTTCTACAGAACAGAGACACAACTGAACATGCCAAAGATGCTGCCCACTACACCTAGGCCCTAACACTTAACAGAGGGGAAGATCATGCTGGTGAATGAATCAGTAGCCTTAACCAAACTtgccttttctcttttcccttcttgtCATTCTTGTTTTGTGTTTGCAAAGCCACTCTTAAGACCAGATACCCTGGATGTCAAGGTCAGACTTGACTTTTCTGTGTTTGCAAAGCCACTCTTAAGACGAGATACTCTGGATGTCAAGGTCAGACTTGACTTttccgctttcacccgactctcagggtctgtgtggtggctccgtgcctcttgcccccagcacgctcctcctctcagaaaggaatccactgcaacattgttgagaaatcaactgcaacagttTCCCATGTCTCCACTGTCAGGATACCAATCTGCCAAGGCTGCAAAGTCTTAAATTTTATAATAGGCCTTCTGGTCTCTTCAGTTGGTCTCTCAGTGAGGTACTTCAGGTAGTACAGAAAGATGGCCtccagtt harbors:
- the ZNF597 gene encoding zinc finger protein 597, with translation MTSSGYGILDLACNGAAGLRSQGARPVGHFEAEASDVAYLRALTCRPDWASPSVAAAAGAAGGFASPGAVSGALQRRGREKSALSPLRDGVYAVASRAPGGEGKTEINQQLSLESMELDELALENYCTAAPLAYYKEKSSEDGVENPERKISVGTPTCKKRFISLLVTIENHTPLVELSQLLGTRELSEILEFPWEETKNVYKCPECDQSFSDNSYLVLHQKIHSVEKKYKCGDCGKIFNHRANLRTHRRIHTGEKPYKCAKCSASFRQQSHLSQHMNSHVKEKPYTCGICGRSFMWLPGLAQHQKSHSAEEAYECANPEKYVVQKTNLALQEKTHSSATPYQNTQCVSTLGQLSCSALPEKSHPEDSKGCSNDHGNFSFSKFKPLQCQECGTTFPCFFELVSHQNTHTEEPHKCRTCAESFPSDSELARHRKSHTEEGPFKCPICGKRFRANMHLITHKRTHRKNTK